From Solibacillus isronensis, the proteins below share one genomic window:
- a CDS encoding DUF1659 domain-containing protein: MNEFGFLSATLTVFYQTGLDEFNEPIIKSSTFRNLERNATAQQLYTVATTIVGLTDYNYIESVKTQKDSITA, encoded by the coding sequence ATGAACGAATTCGGATTTTTATCTGCAACATTGACAGTATTTTATCAGACAGGCCTTGATGAATTTAATGAGCCGATTATTAAAAGTTCCACATTCCGTAACTTGGAAAGAAATGCGACAGCTCAGCAACTATACACTGTTGCAACAACAATCGTCGGCTTAACAGATTACAATTATATTGAATCTGTGAAAACGCAAAAAGACAGTATTACCGCTTAA
- a CDS encoding DUF2922 domain-containing protein, whose amino-acid sequence MAQVLQLTFANIAGDTMTININDPKPNLTEAEVNAAMQTIIDQAVFSKDGFLYNVKKSARIVERNVTAIELNS is encoded by the coding sequence ATGGCGCAAGTTTTACAATTAACATTTGCCAACATTGCAGGGGATACGATGACGATTAATATTAATGATCCGAAGCCGAATTTAACTGAGGCTGAAGTGAATGCTGCGATGCAAACAATTATTGATCAGGCAGTGTTTTCGAAGGACGGATTTTTGTACAATGTGAAAAAATCAGCTCGCATCGTTGAACGTAATGTCACAGCAATCGAACTGAATAGCTAA
- a CDS encoding YvrJ family protein — translation MEQWIAILQEVTFPIFISFYLLYRIETKLEAIHTALVSLHHPADRA, via the coding sequence ATGGAACAGTGGATAGCAATTCTTCAAGAAGTAACATTTCCAATCTTTATATCTTTTTATTTACTGTATCGGATAGAAACAAAACTTGAAGCGATTCATACAGCACTCGTATCATTACATCATCCTGCAGACAGAGCATGA